From one Pseudobacteroides sp. genomic stretch:
- a CDS encoding IS110 family transposase gives AIAHKTDGHDAFCVAKVLLNQLDTLPDASIHDDSWTLQLLVSRRNSIVKVRAASKNQVHSYISHHYPSYPKFFTVTYCKAGMEFFQNFPSPSKLKGITKEELAEFLSIHSSGFFGIEHAEKILILVAKDGDTSTEYQETRDFIVSHCIKEIKHCNEELEVIEAEIKKHMKQFPYRLETMPGINTITAAMLISEIGDIRRFSSSDKMCRYSGISPVACSSGDKDKNFRNKQGNRRLYEIFRDIASRNICRGRDKKSPINDTFLEYYNKKISQGKTKRQALIAVMRQIAKVIYSMMIHQREYIKPTVSKTENA, from the coding sequence GGCCATAGCTCACAAAACTGACGGGCATGATGCGTTCTGTGTTGCTAAAGTTCTATTAAATCAATTGGATACCCTTCCAGATGCCTCAATTCATGATGATAGCTGGACCCTGCAGCTTTTAGTATCTCGGCGTAATTCAATCGTCAAGGTTCGGGCTGCATCTAAAAATCAGGTTCACAGCTACATATCGCATCATTATCCAAGCTATCCCAAATTCTTTACGGTAACATACTGTAAGGCCGGAATGGAATTTTTTCAAAACTTTCCCTCGCCATCAAAGCTTAAAGGCATTACCAAAGAAGAGCTGGCAGAATTCCTGTCCATCCATAGCAGCGGATTTTTTGGAATTGAACATGCAGAAAAGATATTGATACTTGTTGCAAAAGATGGCGATACATCAACGGAATATCAGGAAACAAGGGACTTTATTGTGTCTCATTGTATAAAGGAAATAAAGCATTGCAATGAGGAACTGGAAGTAATAGAGGCTGAGATAAAAAAGCATATGAAGCAATTTCCCTACAGGCTTGAAACCATGCCTGGGATAAATACTATAACCGCTGCAATGTTAATCAGTGAAATAGGGGATATTAGAAGGTTTTCCAGTAGCGATAAAATGTGTAGGTATAGTGGAATAAGTCCGGTTGCCTGCTCATCAGGTGACAAGGACAAGAATTTTAGGAACAAACAGGGGAATAGAAGGCTTTACGAGATATTCAGGGATATTGCTTCAAGAAATATCTGTAGAGGTAGGGATAAGAAAAGCCCTATAAATGATACTTTTCTAGAGTATTATAACAAGAAGATATCACAGGGAAAAACAAAACGGCAGGCATTAATTGCAGTAATGAGGCAGATTGCAAAGGTTATCTATTCAATGATGATTCATCAAAGGGAGTATATAAAACCAACAGTTTCCAAAACAGAGAATGCATGA
- a CDS encoding YcxB family protein, with protein MEIKTKMLFEDIKAYYFYHYGKKVLGYFIFLIFTVVATFFFRGYQKGDRFDVYMLLISIILGIIISSVFSSLYILYLLWYGKRLLKSNKLFRYEQTYIFDDEGIFNKSEIGEAKIKWKDFYKAAETKKAFIIYVSRYQAFIIPKREIKENQGIQYIRNLLKSSLNGNFK; from the coding sequence ATGGAGATTAAGACCAAGATGCTATTTGAAGATATTAAAGCGTATTATTTTTATCATTACGGCAAGAAAGTTCTTGGTTACTTTATTTTTCTTATTTTCACTGTCGTTGCAACGTTTTTTTTTCGAGGATATCAGAAAGGTGATAGATTTGACGTCTACATGTTATTAATTAGCATTATATTAGGAATAATAATTAGTTCTGTATTTTCCAGCCTGTACATCTTATATCTATTATGGTATGGAAAAAGGCTGCTAAAATCCAATAAACTATTTAGATATGAGCAAACGTATATTTTTGATGATGAAGGAATTTTTAATAAATCCGAAATAGGAGAAGCAAAAATTAAGTGGAAAGACTTTTATAAGGCTGCCGAGACAAAGAAGGCTTTTATTATATATGTTTCAAGATATCAAGCATTTATAATACCGAAAAGAGAAATTAAAGAAAACCAAGGAATTCAGTATATAAGAAACCTATTAAAAAGTAGTTTGAATGGCAATTTCAAATAA
- a CDS encoding AIPR family protein: MNQIIESFLKTHIDEYGITNLNKETAFEHFINRLIINKYTVDRFDPEEVMTDTGEIGLDGIGIIVNNILVTDADSLNAAIKQSSTPDVKFVFVQTKTSESFDGDEIGTFCFGVKCFFAPVEKKPKTNEKIEKFVKLKDIIYSKSIDFQEPPALELYYVCSGKWNDGNNLQDRINFECDYFKSTQDFSTVNFYPYDNEKIITSYKELKKKISKKFVMERKFSFPPMNGIKQAYTGLIKCTEFVKILQDSEGNMLNNIFEDNVRDFQGYNPVNLEIKKTIENATEQECFAVLNNGITIIAKNIVPIGDEVEIFDYQIVNGCQTSYVLFDNKDCIGENVYLLAKIIEVKNESVLDRIIYTTNRQTEVKSEAFTSAKPFHKRLEDYFNSIDPKYKLYYERRSKQYELSDGINKNKVVTLSTQIYSYISMFLNEPHSTHRYYGELLQSYSNRIFSDGSLSEPYYISAYFTHKVVNEIKAKNLSKYTKFKFHIICALRAIAVGKDVSAGNSRNLKKKCTELMNIISDENQIAQLINTAISCLEEAIKRCSNMPYENLHRNREFTSCLLDVATEYATAKNSTQYLKKGDIVSCVVSSINRSFVYVNIKSEDERSYGSIHISNIAKKYISHIHDEVKMSDIIQAKVISDDYDSKYGWELSMILD; the protein is encoded by the coding sequence GTGAACCAGATTATCGAGAGCTTTTTAAAAACTCATATTGATGAGTACGGGATAACAAACTTAAATAAAGAAACAGCTTTTGAGCATTTCATAAATCGCCTAATTATTAATAAGTATACTGTTGACAGATTTGACCCTGAAGAAGTTATGACAGACACTGGAGAAATAGGACTTGATGGGATAGGCATAATAGTAAATAATATTTTAGTTACAGATGCTGATTCTTTAAATGCGGCTATCAAGCAATCAAGCACTCCGGATGTTAAATTTGTATTTGTTCAAACAAAAACAAGCGAAAGTTTTGATGGAGATGAAATTGGTACATTTTGCTTTGGCGTAAAGTGCTTTTTTGCACCAGTGGAGAAAAAACCCAAAACTAACGAGAAAATAGAGAAATTTGTAAAATTAAAAGATATCATATACTCAAAAAGTATAGATTTTCAAGAGCCACCAGCATTAGAATTATATTATGTATGCTCTGGAAAATGGAATGACGGAAATAACCTTCAAGACAGGATAAACTTTGAATGTGATTACTTTAAAAGTACTCAAGATTTTAGCACAGTAAATTTTTATCCTTACGACAATGAAAAAATCATTACCTCATATAAAGAGCTTAAGAAAAAGATTAGTAAAAAGTTTGTTATGGAAAGAAAGTTCTCTTTTCCACCAATGAATGGTATAAAACAAGCATATACAGGGCTAATCAAATGCACAGAATTTGTTAAAATACTTCAAGATAGTGAAGGAAATATGTTAAACAATATATTTGAAGACAATGTTAGAGATTTTCAAGGATATAACCCTGTAAATTTAGAAATTAAGAAAACTATTGAAAATGCAACAGAACAAGAATGCTTTGCTGTATTAAATAACGGAATTACAATAATTGCAAAAAATATTGTCCCTATTGGTGATGAAGTAGAAATATTTGATTATCAAATTGTTAATGGCTGTCAAACAAGCTATGTTCTTTTTGATAATAAAGATTGTATTGGAGAGAATGTTTATCTTCTTGCAAAGATTATTGAAGTTAAAAATGAAAGTGTTTTAGATAGAATAATTTACACAACCAATAGACAAACAGAAGTTAAATCTGAAGCCTTTACATCTGCAAAGCCATTTCATAAGAGGTTAGAAGATTATTTTAATTCTATTGATCCAAAATATAAACTATATTATGAAAGACGGTCGAAGCAATATGAATTATCTGATGGTATTAATAAAAATAAAGTGGTTACTCTATCAACTCAGATATATTCCTATATATCAATGTTTTTAAATGAGCCACATAGTACTCATAGATATTATGGCGAACTTTTACAATCATATAGTAACAGAATTTTTAGCGATGGAAGTTTAAGTGAGCCTTATTATATTTCTGCTTATTTTACACATAAAGTTGTAAATGAAATTAAAGCTAAAAATCTTTCGAAGTATACTAAATTCAAATTTCATATTATTTGTGCACTTAGGGCAATAGCCGTTGGTAAGGATGTTAGTGCAGGGAATAGTCGTAATTTAAAGAAAAAGTGTACTGAGTTAATGAATATTATTAGTGATGAAAATCAAATAGCCCAGTTGATAAATACTGCTATTTCGTGTTTAGAAGAAGCAATAAAGAGGTGTTCAAATATGCCTTATGAAAATTTACATAGAAATAGAGAATTTACTTCATGTCTCCTTGATGTTGCTACTGAGTATGCGACAGCAAAGAATAGTACTCAGTACTTAAAAAAAGGTGATATTGTTTCATGTGTAGTAAGTTCTATAAACCGTTCTTTTGTCTATGTAAACATAAAATCTGAAGATGAAAGAAGTTACGGTTCTATACATATATCTAATATTGCAAAAAAGTATATTTCTCACATACATGACGAAGTGAAAATGTCAGATATTATACAGGCAAAAGTAATTAGTGATGATTATGATAGCAAGTATGGGTGGGAACTTTCAATGATATTGGATTAA